One genomic window of Solanum stenotomum isolate F172 chromosome 9, ASM1918654v1, whole genome shotgun sequence includes the following:
- the LOC125876882 gene encoding beta-amylase isoform X2, with product MNISMASVGTSNLGVLPEVMGFPHQELSLVMIKKFNLARKQVLRQNVTFSCNRKTGITRAIAPEATKVTGPTLSSVPLANYVPVYVMLPLDVISIDNVFRDQVKCEKQFKELREAGVDGIMVDVWWGIVESNGPGQYDWSAYRSLFQLVQKIGLKIQAIMSFHQCGGNIGDDVFIPIPKWVLAIGENNPDIFYTNRTGTRNKECLSLAVDNQPLFEGRTAIQIYSDYMRNFRENMSDFLEAGSIVDIEVGLGPAGELRYPSYTQSQGWKFPGVGEFQCYDKYMRTDFKEAATKAGHSEWDLPDDAGTYNNVPAETGFFGSNGTYLTEKGKFFLTWYSSKLLLHGDQILDEANKAFLGCKVKLSAKVAGIHWWYKDASHAAELTAGFYNLDDRDGYRPIARMLSRHYGTFNFTCLEMRNSEQPAYAKSGPQELVQQVLSVGWKENIDVAGENALARYDGYAYNQILLNARPNGINKNGPPKLKMAGLTYLRLSEKLLQSRNFRTFKTFVKKMHADLDYCPEYEKPAPLGRSKGEISMDELLEATQRTKPFPWDEQTDARIGGILAEYWDRLLNKFFLSN from the exons ATGAATATCAGCATGGCTAGCGTTGGAACTTCAAATTTAGGTGTTTTGCCTGAGGTAATGGGATTTCCACACCAAGAATTGTCTCTTGTTATGATTAAGAAATTCAATCTGGCAAGAAAACAAGTTTTGCGGCAAAATGTCACATTTTCTTGTAATCGAAAGACTGGAATTACTCGTGCCATTGCACCAGAAGCAACAAAG GTTACGGGTCCAACATTGAGTAGTGTCCCTTTAGCTAACTATGTGCCTGTTTATGTAATGCTTCCA TTAGATGTTATTTCAATTGACAATGTTTTTCGGGACCAAGTTAAGTGTGAGAAGCAGTTCAAGGAGCTGAGAGAAGCCGGTGTTGATGGGATCATGGTGGATGTCTGGTGGGGAATTGTAGAGTCCAATGGCCCCGGGCAATATGATTGGTCTGCGTATAGGAGTTTGTTCCAACTTGTTCAAAAGATTGGCCTCAAAATACAAGCTATTATGTCATTCCATCAATGTGGTGGCAATATAGGAGACGATGTTTTCATTCCTATACCCAAATGGGTACTAGCTATCGGAGAAAACAACCCTGATATTTTCTATACTAATCGGACTGGTACAAGGAACAAGGAATGCCTCTCACTTGCTGTGGATAACCAACCTCTGTTTGAAGGTCGAACTGCTATCCAG ATTTACAGCGACTACATGAGGAACTTTAGAGAGAACATGTCTGACTTCTTAGAAGCTGGAAGCATAGTAGACATAGAGGTAGGACTTGGTCCTGCTGGTGAGCTTAGATATCCGTCGTACACTCAGTCTCAAGGATGGAAATTCCCCGGCGTTGGAGAATTTCAG TGCTACGACAAGTACATGAGAACAGATTTCAAGGAGGCAGCAACAAAGGCAGGCCACTCAGAGTGGGATCTTCCAGATGATGCAGGAACATATAATAATGTACCCGCTGAAACAGGATTCTTTGGATCAAATGGTACATACCTTACCGAGAAAGGGAAGTTTTTCTTGACCTGGTACTCTAGCAAGCTACTGCTTCACGGAGATCAGATCCTTGATGAAGCAAACAAAGCTTTCCTGGGATGCAAAGTGAAGCTATCAGCTAAA GTAGCTGGAATTCACTGGTGGTACAAAGATGCCAGCCATGCTGCAGAGCTAACAGCAGGATTTTATAATTTGGATGATCGAGATGGTTATAGACCAATAGCAAGGATGTTATCGAGGCACTATGGTACCTTTAATTTCACGTGCCTTGAGATGAGGAATTCAGAACAACCAGCTTATGCTAAGTCTGGCCCTCAAGAGCTAGTTCAACAG GTTTTGAGTGTTGGCTGGAAAGAGAACATTGATGTAGCAGGTGAGAATGCACTTGCAAGATATGACGGCTATGCCTACAACCAAATCCTTCTCAACGCTAGACCAAATGGTATCAACAAAAATGGTCcaccaaaactaaaaatggCTGGGCTGACTTACCTTCGATTATCTGAAAAACTCCTTCAAAGTAGGAACTTCAGAACCTTTAAAACATTTGTCAAGAAAATGCATGCTGATCTG GATTACTGTCCTGAATACGAAAAACCAGCTCCCCTGGGCAGATCAAAAGGGGAGATTTCAATGGATGAACTTCTTGAAGCAACTCAACGAACAAAACCATTCCCGTGGGATGAACAGACAGATGCAAGAATTGGCGGTATATTGGCTGAATACTGGGATAGGCTGCTTAACAAGTTCTTTCTATCTAACTGA
- the LOC125876215 gene encoding leucine-rich repeat extensin-like protein 3, with protein sequence MCYVGKATKIFIFIVTVLVVTGLILGFGLLRHHNQKGENKCSGDSCDQNQYQSPIVYPPPTTSTNTNNPISPLPISTPSQPNTPNPNLPPPPPPPPPPDNPTPETPNLTPPPPPDTVVSTPPPLPPPAVSLTPPPTLSPPSPVTVSPGPVQS encoded by the coding sequence atgtgTTATGTAGGGAAAGCAACCAAGATCTTCATCTTCATTGTCACTGTTCTAGTTGTTACTGGTCTTATATTGGGATTTGGGTTACTTAGGCATCACAATCAGAAGGGGGAAAACAAATGTTCTGGTGATTCTTGTGACCAAAATCAGTACCAAAGCCCCATCGTTTACCCACCCCCCACTACCTCCACTAACACCAATAACCCAATTTCACCATTGCCAATTTCTACTCCTTCACAGCCTAATACTCCAAATCCTAActtacccccacccccacccccaccaccaccaccagaTAATCCTACCCCTGAAACTCCTAATTTAACACCACCGCCGCCTCCAGACACCGTGGTCTCCACTCCGCCGCCGCTTCCGCCGCCAGCTGTCTCATTAACTCCGCCGCCAACATTGAGCCCTCCCAGCCCCGTGACGGTGTCGCCAGGTCCAGTGCAATCTTAG
- the LOC125876882 gene encoding beta-amylase isoform X1: MNISMASVGTSNLGVLPEVMGFPHQELSLVMIKKFNLARKQVLRQNVTFSCNRKTGITRAIAPEATKVTGPTLSSVPLANYVPVYVMLPLDVISIDNVFRDQVKCEKQFKELREAGVDGIMVDVWWGIVESNGPGQYDWSAYRSLFQLVQKIGLKIQAIMSFHQCGGNIGDDVFIPIPKWVLAIGENNPDIFYTNRTGTRNKECLSLAVDNQPLFEGRTAIQIYSDYMRNFRENMSDFLEAGSIVDIEVGLGPAGELRYPSYTQSQGWKFPGVGEFQCYDKYMRTDFKEAATKAGHSEWDLPDDAGTYNNVPAETGFFGSNGTYLTEKGKFFLTWYSSKLLLHGDQILDEANKAFLGCKVKLSAKATGIHWWYKDASHAAELTAGFYNLDDRDGYRPIARMLSRHYGTFNFTCLEMRNSEQPAYAKSGPQELVQQVLSVGWKENIDVAGENALARYDGYAYNQILLNARPNGINKNGPPKLKMAGLTYLRLSEKLLQSRNFRTFKTFVKKMHADLDYCPEYEKPAPLGRSKGEISMDELLEATQRTKPFPWDEQTDARIGGILAEYWDRLLNKFFLSN; encoded by the exons ATGAATATCAGCATGGCTAGCGTTGGAACTTCAAATTTAGGTGTTTTGCCTGAGGTAATGGGATTTCCACACCAAGAATTGTCTCTTGTTATGATTAAGAAATTCAATCTGGCAAGAAAACAAGTTTTGCGGCAAAATGTCACATTTTCTTGTAATCGAAAGACTGGAATTACTCGTGCCATTGCACCAGAAGCAACAAAG GTTACGGGTCCAACATTGAGTAGTGTCCCTTTAGCTAACTATGTGCCTGTTTATGTAATGCTTCCA TTAGATGTTATTTCAATTGACAATGTTTTTCGGGACCAAGTTAAGTGTGAGAAGCAGTTCAAGGAGCTGAGAGAAGCCGGTGTTGATGGGATCATGGTGGATGTCTGGTGGGGAATTGTAGAGTCCAATGGCCCCGGGCAATATGATTGGTCTGCGTATAGGAGTTTGTTCCAACTTGTTCAAAAGATTGGCCTCAAAATACAAGCTATTATGTCATTCCATCAATGTGGTGGCAATATAGGAGACGATGTTTTCATTCCTATACCCAAATGGGTACTAGCTATCGGAGAAAACAACCCTGATATTTTCTATACTAATCGGACTGGTACAAGGAACAAGGAATGCCTCTCACTTGCTGTGGATAACCAACCTCTGTTTGAAGGTCGAACTGCTATCCAG ATTTACAGCGACTACATGAGGAACTTTAGAGAGAACATGTCTGACTTCTTAGAAGCTGGAAGCATAGTAGACATAGAGGTAGGACTTGGTCCTGCTGGTGAGCTTAGATATCCGTCGTACACTCAGTCTCAAGGATGGAAATTCCCCGGCGTTGGAGAATTTCAG TGCTACGACAAGTACATGAGAACAGATTTCAAGGAGGCAGCAACAAAGGCAGGCCACTCAGAGTGGGATCTTCCAGATGATGCAGGAACATATAATAATGTACCCGCTGAAACAGGATTCTTTGGATCAAATGGTACATACCTTACCGAGAAAGGGAAGTTTTTCTTGACCTGGTACTCTAGCAAGCTACTGCTTCACGGAGATCAGATCCTTGATGAAGCAAACAAAGCTTTCCTGGGATGCAAAGTGAAGCTATCAGCTAAAGCAA CTGGAATTCACTGGTGGTACAAAGATGCCAGCCATGCTGCAGAGCTAACAGCAGGATTTTATAATTTGGATGATCGAGATGGTTATAGACCAATAGCAAGGATGTTATCGAGGCACTATGGTACCTTTAATTTCACGTGCCTTGAGATGAGGAATTCAGAACAACCAGCTTATGCTAAGTCTGGCCCTCAAGAGCTAGTTCAACAG GTTTTGAGTGTTGGCTGGAAAGAGAACATTGATGTAGCAGGTGAGAATGCACTTGCAAGATATGACGGCTATGCCTACAACCAAATCCTTCTCAACGCTAGACCAAATGGTATCAACAAAAATGGTCcaccaaaactaaaaatggCTGGGCTGACTTACCTTCGATTATCTGAAAAACTCCTTCAAAGTAGGAACTTCAGAACCTTTAAAACATTTGTCAAGAAAATGCATGCTGATCTG GATTACTGTCCTGAATACGAAAAACCAGCTCCCCTGGGCAGATCAAAAGGGGAGATTTCAATGGATGAACTTCTTGAAGCAACTCAACGAACAAAACCATTCCCGTGGGATGAACAGACAGATGCAAGAATTGGCGGTATATTGGCTGAATACTGGGATAGGCTGCTTAACAAGTTCTTTCTATCTAACTGA